taatttatatataaaatatctaattcagataattataaagttataaataaatattatcctACGTTCCTAAGTGttgtttctaaattaaaattagagcTTTATATATAGTAAATAGTCAACCTTAATTACTAAAATAgcattctaattttaattgaaaaataaagttagaCACACTTCAATTTCATATACAAACAAAAGACACTCTTGAGACACAAGTTGattgtttttaactttattCCGTTAAAGATGACCACTTAGAATTTTAATGACTAAACCGATATAAATagtggataatgatattttaacccaccctttttaattcatttttaatttatcactttATTATcctttaattatctattttaatgatttttttagtgatgTAATGTCATAATCTATTGatgtgtttggatgaggcaatttaagagagtaattcatttatttggagaatttgaatttcttttaagtaaaatgacttgtttggatgagaaaattagaagaaaattgaaattgaggaattttaagaaacaaatcactaaaatagtagaatttggAATTCACtcaaaaaggaagaaaattgaaattctatAATTTGTAGAATTCATCATTGTTCAAGATTAGAGGCGTTCctgatgacccaaacgggctgGGAGACCTGACGACCTAGACAGACCAGTCTGAGTCAACGACCTTAACAAGCTCGACCGGTCCGATGACGCAGACAAGCATGACTGACCTGACGATCCAGACAGGCTTGACCGACCCGACGATCCAAACGGACACGACCGATCTGACGACCTTAACAGACCAGGCGAGCCTGGCGAACAAGACAAACTAGACAAGCTTGACAACCAAGATGGGTGAGTCGGGCCGACGACCTAGATAAGCTAGGTTGCCCCACCGACTCAGACGAGTTAGGCAAGACTGACGACCTTGACGGGCGCAATCAACTCGATGACCCAGATGAGCTTGATCGACCGGACGACCTAGACTGGCCCAATCGACTCGACGACTGAGATGGGTTAGGTCGGTCTGATGACACAGATGGGCCTGACCCAAACAACACAATCTTAAATTCATCCAAATTTGACCGAGTTTACCTCGGCCGAAATTTGGCCAAATGTGACTGAGTTGGCTCCGACCTAAATTTGGCTAAATTGGACTGAGTTTACACTAGCCAAAATTTGACCGAACTTGGTCAAGTCGGCTGGATCgaaatttgattgaatttaaatattttaagttgacaATTAtagttgttaaatttaatttcaaaatttatatattaaaataaatattattaaattgaaattttaagacataagagaaattcaattattttatccaaacaagtaaTTGAAGTGTAAGGTATTCTAATTGCtatatccaaacaaattatttagaaaataaagggaATTCAATTGCAAGAATTTCAAAtgcaatgcatttcaatttcttaaattgttgaaatgcttAATCCAAACACAAGTTAAGAATCATTGGattgataaattaaaagtgaataaaaaagaagcgagtcaaaatattattatccgtAAATATTCCATAACAATTCCTTAATATAGAAAAATCAAAAATTCATTTCTTCTTGCCAAAAGCTGTAGTGAAAAACTAAACATCGTCAACATCTATCAAGAAATGGAGGTTTCTGCGGTAGCAGTATGATGAATTTCTGGTGCTTTGGACTTGGTATCATCCAAATAATTTTGGTAGATATAAGAACTGAAACCGAAGATCGACAACAACATGGCCACAATCTTGACACCATCGATATGTTCATGGTATAGAAGAACTGCAGCAACAGGAACAAGTGGCAAGCTCAGCATGCTCATAACATTGGAGAAGAACGAAGACACCAAATAAATCAACCCAACAACTCCAACAGAACAAATTTGCCAAGCAAAAGCTGTTCCAACAAGGGTCAGAATGTAAACCTCTCTTCCTGCTTTGAAGCTCTTCATTTCATCCTTCAAACCCTGTCCTTCCCCACTGGCAAACATGCCCACTATGCAAACACATGAAGCAACAAAAGATGTCCAAATCTGCATGTCTAGGACAACAGAAAATGTTTCCCTCTTCAACACCCTTTCAAATGATACCTACATCAAGAATCATACGGTGACTTAATGGTAAAGTGGAAGGAAAGGAAAATGTTGTGAGTTCAACTTTTTTCGATAACAAAATTCTAACAACTAacatttgttgataaaaaaaatgtacctGCATCAGGCACAGCAAAAGGGCATACCCAGCTGATGCACCGATAGTGCACCAAATACCAACCATGTGCTTGCTCTTGGTAACATTGCTCATCTCATTCTCTGAGGAGTCAGAATGAACTGCTAGAAGTGAAGCTGATATGGTGAGAAAAACCACTGTGTTAAGTACTAACAAGGTGAGCTTTTGAGCATTGATGAAGAAGGAAAATATGGCATTGAAAGCAAGTTGGGATGCACAGATGAGCGAGTAAGTAGATACAGGAAGGTATAGAAGCCCCATTGTGTACATCAAGTTATCTCCAGCTAATAGGGTACCCAAGAAAATGTAAACCATGATGACAGTGTGAGTAGAAGAGTTTATGGTGATGTCAGTGGTGACAGAAAGGTTTTCTGAGTGAGGGAAGAAGAAAAGTGGAAAGAAAAGGATTGGAAAAGCCACTGATTGTACTAGTGTTGCCATCCATATACTTTTTCCTCCTTGGTCAAAGTAGAATCTCCCTAGCAACACTGCACCAGATTGACCCATCAAGAGTATAGCTACGTTGATTACTACTAAAAACCACCATTTCCAACGGCTGAGCAGGAGCATTGATTGTTCATCTTCATCTGTTGTGGTTGAAACACCTACTAATACTTTGACCTCATCATCTGCAGCAATGTTTTGTCCTGCAACACCAGAATTATTCAACATTGTTTGAATTGTCCCAAAAACTTAATTTGATAGTGCTCTTTAGATTTTCTAGAGAATACATAGATTGTCATAACAAATATATAGAATCTTTCTAGCCCTTGCCTTTTGAAAATCTGGATTCACAGAAATATTGTGCATTTAAAATTGGAAAGATCaggaattgaaagaaaaattaaagaggGTATTACTATTACTTCtgatatcttatttttttggcACTTTTTTTGTTGTGCTGTGTGCACTATGAGCCTAGGAAACTGATAAAGTGGATGACGAAAGAGTGACCTGGGTGATAGTGTGAAGAGGATTCAATTTCTCTATCAGCCATTCAAATGTGTTTGGTGAAAGATGAATCACTAGTGTCTCAACATTAGCTTGGTGTAAAAGAGAACGATCCTCTAAATCTATAAGATAAAACCATAGTTGGAAGAAAGCTTTGGTGCTGAAATTTCTATTTAAGTGCTAACTGATCTTCTATGTGCATAGTTTTAAAATGCTTATTTTTTTACGTTAAGCATAGAGATTTGTACATAGTTTCACAATGGAATCTTGTATTTGGATCTTCCCCTTTAAAGCGGCATATGGTGTAGGTTTCCATTTGGAAGGTTTCAAATGGGAATCAAATCCCTCCCAAAATGTGTTTAATTATTCTCAGTGCTTCTCAAAAACActtctcttttatttatctAAGTTATACAAGTTATACATTATGTGACTGTTATTTGAGTAAGAGTTCATGACACTTGGATACTTGGTGCTTCAACTATGTAAGATTTGTATAGCTTAGGTTTGTATGCTGATCAGCCAATAGCTTATGTCTCAATCTTAGTTGGGAAAAATTGAATTGACAATAGGAAAAAAGAATTAGATGATatattttctgattttattatcttatagtattattaaataattttgtattacgatgatatattaaattttattattttctttatattatagaatattgtattttatattggacaaatttttaataaattagtataaagattatattttagttaCTTTTCATCAAACATTattgtacatattttttttctcataatttatacatattaaacgGGTACAAGATGTTCATACCCATTTATAATTTTGGTAAATAAATGCTCGCTGTAAAACGGTCTATAAGATAGAatcatcacttttttttttaaattgttggtCTCTGAAGGTGGGTTGTTGCAGAAAGTTAGAAAAATTGATGCAGAAAGACGCAGTCATGACGCAGGATTGTATTACAAAAATCATCTTTGTCACTCACAATTTTTCGTACAACTAtatgataaatatgttttaatgaaaaaatacaaaaagtaatatccaaattttaaaataaataataataataatatgtgctacatatataaaatagttGTACGAGATTATATGATTGGCAAAAGTCACCTAATAAAGTAACAAATGAAAATTGCCTAtctaatattaaaattcattactACCTTTCTAATCAAAGAGTTTTatacttacaattttttaatgaagagatattatttttaataaacattataatttatgtttttatccaTTCACttcttttattctatttataaagataaaaaaaggcAGTGATACGTTAACACCTTTTATTTGTAATACCTAATCAACATTAACAATTTTCcttatctctctttttttattatacgatattatttataatatatattttcttttatccctTTTGAATGTTCTTAAGATTtgatgtaaggcccattaaaattgGTTTAATACGTTCTGTCCTAAAGTAAAGGGGCTGCCCTTGTACATGGACCTAGGGTGGCCCAAGTGATAAAACCCAACCCTAATTCGCCCTAACCCACTCACTTTCACTCCTTCACAGAAACGTAGTCGTCTCCCTCCGCTGCCAAAAGCTTTGCTAGGGTTCGCCTCCTCATCTCGAACAAGTCCGCTCAAGCTCAGCTTTTGGCCTTCTGCTCCATGTAAGTGATCCCCAATCCCATGCTTGTTCCATGTGAGAGCTCTTTTCTGTATTCCTTCACTTAAGGTCCCGTAATAATGCTATTCTACTACTGTTCCGCCAGTGTTCAGTCCATCTCTCGAGCTGAGTGCTCCGTGGCCCAGAGTCAAAGCCTCGCGTAACCCTTTTCCAGGTACgagaagttagggttttgcgaaataattgattttcatgtttttcttttgaaatgtatGTGTGATTTGATGATCTGTACGCTGTCTTGAGTGTGTGGGATGTGCTATTGAACTGTTTGACTGTGTTTCTGGTCTGTTACGCGTATGAGCAGTGGGCGAGAACtaataatctcgcccaagcgagctatctcgcccaagcgaggtgAGTTGAGGCTCGCCAAGTAATTCACGCGCAAGGGGTCGCCCAGACGACCAGCTCCATTGTttcgagcgagcatctcgcccaggcgaggagggtctcgcttaagcgagatagtGCAGAGGTCTCTGTTCCAGGatttcgagctctcgcctaggcgatgagctctcgcttgagcgagagactctctcgcctgagcaagacttctctgcctgagcgaggggctgaGCGAGGGTGCTGTCTAATTTGGTGTTCCTTTCTATTTTGGATGGTTGGCATGTGATTAATAAGATTATTGCATGATGGTATGATGGgttgaatgtatatatatatatatatatatatatatatatatatatatatatatatatatatatatatatatatatatatgatgaggggGGTTCATATGGGATGACGGGTGAGAGTGGCATGATCTTATGTGAACATTACATGAGGGGTTAGATACGTATGTGATCACAAATCGAGTATGAACAACTATGAACCTTGGTGGTTGGTGATTTTGTGGCATGATTGACATAAGGGGAGATGTTCCTCAAGGTTGGTAATACGAGCTGGTACTAATTGACATGTGATATATGGGGGTTGtttatggtggtgccccatcggtataactaggtaaggattcaaggtaaggttgcatcctgaca
This region of Vigna unguiculata cultivar IT97K-499-35 chromosome 5, ASM411807v1, whole genome shotgun sequence genomic DNA includes:
- the LOC114183194 gene encoding probable purine permease 11; protein product: MLLLSRWKWWFLVVINVAILLMGQSGAVLLGRFYFDQGGKSIWMATLVQSVAFPILFFPLFFFPHSENLSVTTDITINSSTHTVIMVYIFLGTLLAGDNLMYTMGLLYLPVSTYSLICASQLAFNAIFSFFINAQKLTLLVLNTVVFLTISASLLAVHSDSSENEMSNVTKSKHMVGIWCTIGASAGYALLLCLMQVSFERVLKRETFSVVLDMQIWTSFVASCVCIVGMFASGEGQGLKDEMKSFKAGREVYILTLVGTAFAWQICSVGVVGLIYLVSSFFSNVMSMLSLPLVPVAAVLLYHEHIDGVKIVAMLLSIFGFSSYIYQNYLDDTKSKAPEIHHTATAETSIS